The Acidimicrobiales bacterium genome has a segment encoding these proteins:
- a CDS encoding xanthine dehydrogenase family protein subunit M, whose translation MYPSRFQYEAPTTVEAAIDLLHRGGGEAKVLAGGQSLIPMMKLRFASPELLVDINHIPGLDYHRVDPDGSIHIGALCRHVDLEQSTTLADAQPVLAAVAPLVADPIVRTRGTLVGSLCHADPQGDWASAMVALDGQVVAQGPQGRRSIPVADFVAGPFQNVLAHDEVAVEAVVPAPAGTPAGGYLKLERRIGDFATAGVAVALDLVNGSVSRAGVGLTGVGSSTIAATDAAQALVGAALSPDAINRAADLAAEAAQPRSDHRGSASYKRQVVRTFVVRILTNVLESDERAA comes from the coding sequence GTGTACCCGTCACGATTCCAGTATGAAGCACCCACAACCGTCGAGGCGGCGATCGACCTGTTGCACCGGGGCGGCGGCGAGGCCAAGGTCCTGGCGGGTGGCCAGAGTCTCATCCCGATGATGAAGCTGCGGTTCGCTTCACCCGAGCTGCTCGTCGACATCAACCACATCCCCGGCCTCGACTACCACCGGGTCGACCCCGACGGGTCGATTCACATCGGTGCGCTGTGCCGCCACGTCGACCTCGAGCAGTCGACGACGTTGGCCGACGCACAGCCGGTCCTGGCGGCGGTTGCGCCGTTGGTGGCCGACCCCATCGTGCGCACCCGGGGCACCCTCGTGGGCTCGCTCTGCCACGCCGACCCCCAGGGCGACTGGGCGTCGGCCATGGTGGCCCTCGACGGCCAGGTCGTGGCCCAGGGCCCGCAGGGTCGTCGCTCGATCCCCGTCGCCGACTTCGTCGCCGGACCGTTCCAGAACGTGCTCGCCCACGACGAGGTGGCGGTCGAGGCCGTCGTCCCCGCCCCCGCCGGCACCCCGGCGGGCGGGTACCTCAAGCTCGAACGCCGCATCGGCGACTTCGCCACCGCCGGTGTCGCGGTGGCCCTCGACCTCGTGAACGGGTCGGTGTCCCGGGCAGGTGTCGGCCTCACCGGTGTCGGCAGCTCCACCATCGCCGCGACCGACGCCGCGCAGGCGCTGGTCGGGGCGGCACTGTCGCCCGACGCGATCAACCGTGCCGCCGACCTCGCGGCCGAGGCGGCCCAGCCCCGCAGCGACCACCGCGGCAGCGCCTCCTACAAGCGACAGGTCGTGCGCACCTTCGTGGTGCGCATCCTCACCAACGTGCTCGAATCCGACGAGAGGGCAGCCTGA
- a CDS encoding aerobic carbon-monoxide dehydrogenase large subunit — MTLDEVKIGGLGASRKRVEDNRFIRGTGNYVDDIVLPDMLHMEILRSPLAHARITSIDTSKAWEIPGVHLVLTGEMMAARNLAWMPTLSYDTQAVLATDKVRFQGQEVACVIADDPYTAKDACEAIVVDYEPLAPIVNPEQALAPDAPLIRDDKEGQADNVIFDWEVGDREATERAFAEADHVSTLDLHYPRSHPSPIEACGSIADFDRSTSKLTVYMTTQAPHIIRAAVALVAELPEHMIRIISPDLGGGFGNKVPVYPGYVASILASILLERPVKWIEDKSGNLISTGFGRDVYLKGELALRKDGKILGVRMHTDSDHGAFFADAQPSKFKIGLMHSTFACYDVGAAHLTARGVYTNKAPGGVAYRCSFRVTEAMFFQERMVQAAADELGIDQAEIRRMNFVRDDDFPHRTPFGFLTDSGQYGKCLEVGLEAVGYADFARQKEEARRRGRLLGIGISTMTEPLGAGNSREYDILGIKMFDSAELRVHTSGKAILRTGAKTQGQGHETTWGQIVAHELGIPAEDIIVEEGDTDTAPFGMGTYASRSTPVAGAAVSMVARKIRAKARKLAAHLLEVSEEDIEWELGRFYVRSAPDRGVTIQECAMAAYTNVPDGMEPGLENTAYYDPPNLTWPFACYIATVEVDPETGVWDVLNLVAVDDCGVRINPMIVEGQIMGGLTEAFAMASMQFITFDADGNCVGSNYMDYLLPTAWETPGFELHEVVTPCPHHPIGAKGVGECATVGGPAAFVNAVMDAISHTGVRNIDMPLLPDRVYEALSTGRDVSGAPPVKTDES; from the coding sequence ATGACGCTCGACGAGGTCAAGATCGGCGGCTTGGGGGCCAGCCGAAAGCGGGTCGAGGACAACCGCTTCATCCGCGGCACGGGGAACTACGTCGATGACATCGTGCTGCCGGACATGCTCCACATGGAGATCCTCCGCAGCCCCCTCGCCCATGCCCGCATCACCTCGATCGACACCAGCAAGGCGTGGGAGATCCCCGGCGTCCACCTGGTGCTCACCGGCGAGATGATGGCCGCCCGCAACCTGGCGTGGATGCCGACGCTCTCCTATGACACCCAGGCGGTGCTGGCCACCGACAAGGTGCGGTTCCAGGGCCAGGAGGTGGCCTGTGTCATCGCCGACGATCCGTACACCGCCAAGGACGCGTGCGAGGCCATCGTCGTCGACTACGAGCCCCTTGCCCCGATCGTCAACCCCGAACAGGCGCTGGCACCCGACGCCCCCCTGATCCGCGACGACAAGGAGGGTCAGGCCGACAACGTCATCTTCGATTGGGAGGTCGGCGACCGCGAGGCCACCGAGCGGGCCTTCGCCGAGGCCGACCACGTGTCGACCCTCGACCTCCACTACCCCCGATCGCACCCGTCGCCGATCGAGGCCTGCGGGTCGATCGCCGACTTCGACCGGTCGACCTCCAAGCTCACCGTCTACATGACCACCCAGGCGCCCCACATCATTCGCGCCGCGGTGGCCCTGGTGGCCGAGCTGCCCGAGCACATGATCCGCATCATCTCGCCCGACCTGGGCGGCGGCTTCGGCAACAAGGTGCCGGTCTATCCCGGCTATGTGGCGTCGATCCTCGCCTCGATCCTGCTCGAACGGCCCGTCAAGTGGATCGAGGACAAGTCGGGCAACCTCATCTCCACCGGCTTCGGTCGCGACGTCTACCTCAAGGGCGAGCTGGCCCTGCGCAAGGACGGCAAGATCCTCGGGGTCCGGATGCACACCGACTCCGACCACGGGGCCTTCTTCGCCGACGCCCAGCCCAGCAAGTTCAAGATCGGGCTCATGCACTCGACCTTCGCCTGCTACGACGTCGGTGCCGCCCATCTCACCGCCAGGGGCGTCTACACCAACAAGGCCCCCGGAGGGGTCGCCTACCGCTGTTCGTTCCGGGTCACCGAGGCCATGTTCTTCCAGGAGCGCATGGTGCAAGCCGCGGCCGACGAGTTGGGCATCGACCAGGCCGAGATCCGCCGCATGAACTTCGTGCGCGACGACGACTTCCCCCACCGCACCCCGTTCGGATTCCTCACCGACTCGGGTCAGTACGGCAAGTGCCTCGAGGTGGGGCTCGAGGCGGTGGGCTACGCCGACTTCGCGCGCCAGAAGGAAGAAGCCCGCCGGCGCGGTCGCCTCCTCGGCATCGGCATCTCCACCATGACCGAGCCGCTCGGTGCCGGCAACAGCCGCGAGTACGACATCCTGGGCATCAAGATGTTCGACTCGGCCGAGCTGCGGGTCCACACGAGCGGCAAGGCCATCCTCCGCACCGGCGCCAAGACCCAGGGCCAAGGGCACGAGACCACCTGGGGCCAGATCGTCGCCCACGAGCTCGGCATCCCGGCAGAGGACATCATCGTCGAGGAGGGCGACACCGACACCGCTCCGTTCGGGATGGGCACCTACGCGTCGCGCAGCACCCCGGTCGCCGGCGCCGCCGTGTCGATGGTGGCCCGCAAGATCCGGGCCAAGGCCCGCAAGCTGGCGGCCCACCTGCTCGAGGTGTCCGAGGAGGACATCGAGTGGGAGCTCGGCCGGTTCTACGTGCGCAGCGCACCCGACCGTGGCGTCACCATCCAGGAGTGCGCGATGGCGGCCTACACCAACGTGCCCGACGGCATGGAGCCCGGTCTCGAGAACACGGCCTACTACGACCCGCCCAACCTCACCTGGCCCTTCGCCTGCTACATCGCCACCGTCGAGGTCGATCCCGAGACCGGGGTGTGGGACGTGTTGAACCTGGTCGCGGTCGACGACTGCGGCGTGCGGATCAACCCGATGATCGTCGAGGGCCAGATCATGGGTGGGCTCACCGAGGCCTTTGCCATGGCCAGCATGCAGTTCATCACCTTCGACGCCGACGGCAACTGCGTTGGCTCCAACTACATGGACTACCTGTTGCCCACCGCCTGGGAGACCCCCGGCTTCGAGCTGCACGAGGTGGTCACCCCGTGTCCGCACCACCCCATCGGAGCGAAGGGGGTCGGCGAGTGCGCCACCGTGGGCGGTCCGGCTGCCTTCGTCAACGCGGTCATGGACGCGATCAGCCACACCGGCGTGCGCAACATCGACATGCCGCTGCTGCCCGACCGTGTCTACGAGGCCCTCAGCACCGGCCGGGATGTCTCCGGGGCACCTCCAGTGAAGACGGACGAGTCGTGA
- a CDS encoding carboxymuconolactone decarboxylase family protein encodes MSRPPRPSEPRIRPVADPTSEQSEVLEKTGTRPERGPLNIFATMVHNRRVANRAVLLGGAFLNKGTIPEREREIVILRVGHRANAEYEFGQHTLIGGRAGLTDDEIEALATNVSEHPWSDDDRALIAMVDDLSADDCVSDSTWGGLAQRWSDEQLVELVMLAGYYRMISGFLNSAGVQLDDGVPGFPG; translated from the coding sequence GTGAGCCGCCCACCCCGGCCCTCCGAACCCAGGATCCGGCCGGTCGCCGACCCCACCTCCGAGCAGTCCGAGGTCCTCGAGAAGACCGGCACCCGCCCCGAGCGTGGCCCGCTGAACATCTTCGCCACCATGGTCCACAACCGGCGGGTGGCCAACCGGGCGGTGCTGCTGGGCGGCGCGTTCCTCAACAAGGGCACGATCCCCGAGCGCGAACGTGAGATCGTGATCCTGCGGGTCGGCCACCGGGCCAATGCCGAGTACGAGTTCGGTCAGCACACCCTCATCGGCGGGCGGGCGGGCCTCACCGACGACGAGATCGAGGCGCTGGCCACCAACGTCAGCGAGCATCCGTGGTCCGACGACGACCGGGCGCTGATCGCCATGGTGGACGACCTGAGCGCCGATGACTGCGTCAGCGACTCCACCTGGGGTGGGTTGGCCCAGCGCTGGAGCGACGAGCAACTGGTCGAGCTGGTCATGCTCGCCGGCTACTACCGCATGATCTCGGGCTTCTTGAACTCGGCGGGCGTGCAGCTCGACGACGGGGTTCCCGGCTTCCCCGGCTGA
- a CDS encoding (2Fe-2S)-binding protein, with protein sequence MTSLFSEISPEPAADVPVRRITVTVNGQRRSADVEPRLLLAHLLRQAFRLTGTHTGCDTTNCGACTVLYDGQPVKSCTMLAVQADGHEVTTVEGLAGASELHPVQEGFRDEHGLQCGFCTPGMMLAAKALLDRNPDPTEDEVRWALSGNLCRCTGYQNIVKSVLWAADKMRGPDTGGGGDRHDEEQP encoded by the coding sequence ATGACGAGTCTCTTCTCGGAGATCTCCCCCGAACCCGCGGCCGATGTCCCGGTCCGGCGCATCACCGTCACTGTCAACGGTCAACGCCGCAGCGCCGATGTCGAGCCGCGGTTGCTGCTCGCCCACCTGCTCCGTCAGGCCTTCCGCCTCACCGGCACCCACACCGGCTGCGACACCACCAACTGCGGTGCGTGCACCGTGTTGTACGACGGTCAACCGGTCAAGAGCTGCACGATGCTGGCCGTCCAGGCCGACGGTCACGAGGTGACCACGGTGGAAGGGCTGGCCGGGGCCAGCGAGCTGCACCCCGTCCAGGAGGGCTTCCGCGACGAGCACGGCCTCCAGTGCGGGTTCTGCACCCCCGGGATGATGCTGGCCGCCAAGGCGTTGCTCGACCGCAACCCCGACCCCACCGAGGACGAGGTGCGCTGGGCGCTGTCGGGCAACCTCTGTCGTTGCACCGGCTACCAGAACATCGTCAAGTCGGTGCTGTGGGCGGCGGACAAGATGCGCGGACCCGACACCGGCGGTGGAGGCGACCGACACGACGAGGAGCAGCCATGA
- the ccrA gene encoding crotonyl-CoA carboxylase/reductase, whose translation MEQILEAITGGASGEDLAALPVPQSYRAAHLLRSEQEMFAGMESSQKDPRQAIHVGEVPTPELAPDEVYVAVMASAINFNTVWSATYEPVSTFGALDRLARQSEWSARHAQDFHVIGSDASGVVVQVGSAVRAWKPGDRVVVHCNYVDDQDPLSHDDAMLASNEMIWGYETNFGGLADLAVVRANQLMPKPAHLSWEEAACNALVNSTSYRMLLSPNSYQIKQGEAVLIWGASGGLGGYAVQYCLNGGATPVAVVSSDEKADVLREMGVEHVINRKTQGYQFWKDEHTQDPKEWRRLGTDIRDLIGRDVDVVFEHPGRQTFGASVYVVGRGGAVVTCAATSGYMLEFDNRHLWMRLKRIIGSHFANYHEAWQANQLICDGKIQPILSAVHDLAHTGEAAYQMHQNLHEGKIGVLCLASEEGQGIDDPELREQVGEDKITLFRRAGG comes from the coding sequence ATGGAGCAGATTCTCGAGGCCATCACAGGGGGAGCGTCGGGCGAGGACCTCGCAGCGCTGCCCGTTCCGCAGTCCTACCGTGCCGCGCACCTGCTGCGCAGCGAACAGGAGATGTTCGCCGGCATGGAGTCATCGCAGAAGGATCCCCGCCAGGCGATCCACGTGGGGGAGGTGCCGACGCCCGAGCTCGCCCCCGACGAGGTCTATGTCGCGGTGATGGCCAGCGCCATCAACTTCAACACGGTGTGGTCGGCCACCTACGAGCCGGTGTCGACCTTCGGGGCGCTCGACCGCCTGGCCCGCCAGAGCGAGTGGTCGGCCCGCCATGCCCAGGACTTCCACGTGATCGGCTCCGACGCCTCCGGGGTGGTCGTCCAGGTCGGCTCGGCGGTGCGGGCCTGGAAGCCCGGCGACCGGGTCGTCGTGCACTGCAACTACGTGGACGACCAGGACCCGCTCAGCCACGACGACGCCATGCTGGCCTCCAACGAGATGATCTGGGGATACGAGACCAACTTCGGCGGTCTGGCCGACCTGGCGGTGGTGCGCGCCAACCAGCTGATGCCCAAGCCGGCCCACCTGTCGTGGGAGGAGGCGGCCTGCAACGCGCTGGTCAACTCCACCAGCTACCGCATGCTGCTGTCGCCGAACTCGTACCAGATCAAGCAGGGCGAAGCGGTGCTCATCTGGGGCGCCTCCGGCGGTCTCGGTGGCTACGCCGTCCAGTACTGTCTCAACGGCGGGGCCACCCCGGTCGCGGTGGTCTCATCGGACGAGAAGGCAGATGTGCTGCGGGAGATGGGTGTCGAGCACGTCATCAACCGCAAGACCCAGGGCTATCAGTTCTGGAAGGACGAGCACACCCAGGACCCCAAGGAGTGGCGGCGCCTGGGCACAGACATCCGCGACCTGATCGGCCGCGACGTCGACGTCGTGTTCGAGCACCCCGGCCGCCAGACCTTCGGCGCATCGGTCTATGTCGTCGGGCGGGGCGGTGCCGTCGTCACCTGCGCCGCCACCAGCGGGTACATGCTCGAGTTCGACAACCGGCACCTGTGGATGCGACTCAAGCGCATCATCGGCTCGCACTTCGCCAACTACCACGAGGCCTGGCAGGCCAACCAGCTCATCTGCGACGGCAAGATCCAGCCGATCCTCTCGGCGGTGCACGATCTCGCCCACACCGGCGAGGCCGCGTATCAGATGCACCAGAACCTGCACGAGGGCAAGATCGGCGTGCTGTGCCTGGCCAGCGAGGAGGGCCAGGGCATCGACGACCCCGAGCTGCGCGAACAGGTCGGCGAGGACAAGATCACGTTGTTCCGCCGGGCCGGCGGGTAG
- the mce gene encoding methylmalonyl-CoA epimerase, producing the protein MLLTEIDHVAIAVNDLEEAIGYYRRTFGAEVAHREVVESDGVEEALLEVAESYIQLLTPVNDDSPVAKYLEKKGEGLHHIGYRVADCAAALQAVKDEGGRVIDEAPRPGSRGTTVAFVHPKTAFGTLIELVEE; encoded by the coding sequence ATGTTGCTCACCGAGATCGACCACGTCGCCATCGCCGTCAATGACCTCGAGGAGGCCATCGGCTACTACCGGCGCACCTTCGGGGCCGAGGTCGCCCACCGCGAGGTCGTCGAGTCCGACGGCGTCGAAGAGGCCCTGCTCGAGGTGGCCGAGTCCTACATCCAGCTGCTCACGCCGGTCAACGACGACTCGCCGGTCGCCAAGTACCTGGAGAAGAAGGGCGAGGGCCTCCACCACATCGGCTACCGGGTGGCCGATTGCGCCGCCGCGTTGCAGGCGGTCAAGGACGAGGGCGGTCGGGTGATCGACGAGGCTCCCCGCCCCGGCTCGCGGGGCACGACGGTGGCCTTCGTGCACCCCAAAACCGCCTTCGGCACCCTCATCGAGCTGGTCGAGGAGTGA
- a CDS encoding acetyl-CoA C-acetyltransferase produces the protein MAGSVILQGARTPIGKLSGGLGSFEATDLGGFAIKAALERAGVSPDKVDYVVMGQVLQAGAGQITARQASVNGGIGMDVSATTVNKVCLSGLHSIFIADMLIQTGQADIVVAGGMESMTKAPYLLPGAREGYRIGDQSVIDSMMYDGLFCAFDQCAMGAGTEKYAASAGLDRGPQDEMAAKSHERAAAAQKDGKFGTEIVPVEVPQRKGDPIVVDTDEGVRAEATLDSLGKLRPAFDSAGNITAGNASQISDGAAAVIVTSKEVADQLGVTPLGEVVSYGMVAGPDASLLTQPSRAIKQAAEKVNMTAGDLDLFEINEAFAAVGVAAMGDLGITDEVTNVNGGAIALGHPIGMSGTRLALHLLLELGRRGGGTGAAALCGGGGQGDGMILRTVS, from the coding sequence ATGGCTGGTTCCGTCATCCTTCAGGGCGCTCGTACTCCGATCGGCAAGCTGTCGGGAGGGCTCGGATCCTTCGAGGCGACCGACCTCGGCGGCTTCGCCATCAAGGCCGCGCTCGAACGCGCCGGGGTGAGCCCCGACAAGGTCGACTACGTGGTGATGGGGCAGGTGCTGCAGGCCGGCGCCGGCCAGATCACCGCCCGTCAGGCCTCGGTGAACGGCGGCATCGGCATGGACGTGTCGGCCACCACGGTGAACAAGGTGTGCCTCTCGGGGCTGCACTCGATCTTCATCGCCGACATGCTGATCCAAACCGGTCAAGCCGACATCGTGGTCGCCGGTGGCATGGAGTCGATGACCAAGGCCCCCTACCTCCTCCCCGGTGCCAGGGAGGGATACCGGATCGGTGACCAGTCGGTCATCGACTCGATGATGTACGACGGGCTGTTCTGCGCCTTCGACCAGTGCGCCATGGGTGCAGGCACCGAGAAGTACGCCGCCTCGGCCGGTCTCGATCGTGGACCCCAGGACGAGATGGCGGCCAAGTCCCACGAGCGGGCTGCTGCTGCCCAGAAGGACGGCAAGTTCGGCACCGAGATCGTCCCGGTCGAGGTGCCACAGCGCAAGGGCGACCCGATCGTCGTCGACACCGACGAGGGTGTGCGAGCTGAGGCCACCCTCGACTCGCTCGGCAAGCTGCGCCCGGCCTTCGACTCGGCCGGCAACATCACCGCCGGCAACGCCTCGCAGATCTCCGACGGTGCCGCGGCGGTGATCGTCACCTCCAAGGAAGTCGCCGACCAGCTCGGCGTGACTCCGCTGGGCGAGGTCGTCTCCTACGGGATGGTCGCCGGACCCGACGCCTCGCTGCTGACCCAGCCGTCGCGTGCGATCAAGCAGGCGGCCGAGAAGGTCAACATGACCGCAGGCGATCTCGACCTGTTCGAGATCAACGAGGCTTTCGCCGCGGTCGGCGTCGCCGCCATGGGTGACCTCGGCATCACCGACGAGGTCACCAACGTGAACGGTGGGGCCATCGCCCTCGGGCATCCCATCGGCATGTCGGGCACCCGCCTGGCTCTGCACCTGCTGCTCGAGCTGGGCCGCCGCGGTGGCGGCACCGGCGCAGCGGCCCTGTGCGGCGGTGGTGGTCAGGGCGACGGCATGATCCTGCGCACCGTGTCGTAG
- a CDS encoding phospholipid scramblase-related protein, which yields MSDQSTSSGEHEAGWYADPMGRGELRYFDGSSWTEHISTKGEQQVDPFGTDEKMTEGLGDYLLSGANASKFTMNRPQWTGTGHLFTEPVLVVKQQGRIGPEIAANYEIESHDGTRLGSVRQVGQSQAKQLVRAFTKWDKHMSHTFEVLDAEGNVVLSLHRPAKLVKSKITISDGSGNEIGKVVQENAFRKIRFDLQVNDTSIGQIRGTNWRDWNFVIYDPADEEIGRVTKSFEGIAQALMGGDSFVVAMHKPLEDPLRQLVVAAGVCIDTALHMDE from the coding sequence ATGAGCGATCAGAGCACTTCATCCGGGGAGCATGAGGCCGGCTGGTACGCCGACCCGATGGGCCGGGGCGAGCTTCGATACTTCGACGGATCGAGCTGGACCGAGCACATCTCCACCAAGGGCGAGCAGCAGGTCGACCCGTTCGGTACCGACGAGAAGATGACCGAGGGTCTCGGCGACTACCTGCTCTCGGGCGCCAACGCCTCCAAGTTCACCATGAACCGCCCGCAATGGACCGGTACCGGGCACCTGTTCACCGAACCGGTCCTGGTGGTCAAGCAGCAGGGCAGGATCGGTCCCGAGATTGCGGCGAACTACGAGATCGAGAGCCACGACGGGACCCGGCTCGGGTCGGTCCGCCAGGTGGGCCAGAGCCAGGCCAAACAGCTCGTGCGGGCTTTCACCAAGTGGGACAAGCACATGTCCCACACCTTCGAGGTGCTCGATGCCGAGGGCAACGTCGTGTTGTCGCTCCACCGCCCCGCGAAGCTGGTGAAGTCCAAGATCACGATCTCGGACGGCTCCGGCAACGAGATCGGCAAGGTCGTCCAGGAGAACGCGTTTCGCAAGATCCGCTTCGACCTGCAGGTGAACGACACCAGCATCGGCCAGATCCGGGGGACGAACTGGCGCGACTGGAACTTTGTGATCTACGACCCCGCCGACGAGGAGATCGGTCGGGTCACCAAGAGCTTCGAAGGGATCGCCCAGGCGCTGATGGGAGGCGACTCGTTCGTGGTGGCGATGCACAAGCCGCTCGAGGATCCGCTCCGCCAGCTGGTGGTCGCCGCCGGCGTCTGCATCGACACCGCGCTGCACATGGACGAGTAG
- a CDS encoding family 10 glycosylhydrolase: MSAIRWSLGSLVVAAVLTACSGGGDGDATGRGDRSDPTTTAPPAADTTTSTSTTTTTTTVPRPTGPPESSVWVHLFDDTLKTPAGVEAVLDEVAAAGVDAVFAQVARRHDAYYDSAYLPPTPDPALEPGFDVLEALVDGGHERGLQVHAWFVVAPTYHDEYDDLTLPPGHVWLEHGSDSDDPWTTVAEDGTDSDYLDVGLPVVHDHVAAIVEDIAGRYPVDGIHLDYVRYDDARWGYHPRALDRFRLDTGRSGRPAPDDPEWVAWRTGRTAALVERAATTLDTVRPEALLSAAVIAGGEGPSAAPGGFAGTRPARRMFQDWPAWLDDDRLDFVVAMAYTREAVPEQAEWFRQWVGFAGSLADRHPGRVAVGVGAYLNSVDDALTQVELVREATGHVAVYSYQQDSADGPHGAVLDRCCRS, encoded by the coding sequence ATGTCCGCCATTCGATGGTCGCTCGGGTCGCTCGTCGTGGCAGCGGTGCTGACCGCCTGCAGCGGTGGCGGCGACGGTGATGCCACCGGCCGTGGCGACAGATCGGATCCCACCACCACTGCTCCACCCGCGGCGGACACGACCACCTCCACGAGCACCACGACCACCACGACCACGGTGCCCCGCCCTACGGGGCCACCGGAATCGAGCGTCTGGGTCCACCTTTTCGACGACACGTTGAAGACACCGGCGGGGGTCGAGGCGGTGCTCGACGAGGTCGCTGCGGCGGGCGTCGACGCGGTGTTCGCCCAGGTGGCCCGACGACACGATGCCTACTACGACTCCGCCTACCTGCCCCCGACCCCCGATCCCGCCCTCGAGCCCGGCTTCGACGTGCTCGAGGCCCTCGTCGACGGTGGCCACGAGCGGGGCCTGCAGGTCCACGCCTGGTTCGTGGTCGCGCCCACCTACCACGACGAGTACGACGACCTCACCCTGCCGCCGGGGCACGTGTGGCTCGAGCACGGCTCCGACAGCGACGACCCGTGGACGACCGTGGCCGAGGACGGAACCGACTCCGACTACCTCGACGTGGGGTTGCCCGTGGTGCACGACCACGTGGCCGCCATCGTCGAGGACATCGCCGGTCGGTACCCGGTCGACGGGATCCACCTCGACTACGTCCGCTACGACGACGCCCGCTGGGGCTACCACCCGCGGGCACTCGACCGGTTCCGCCTCGACACGGGACGCTCCGGCCGGCCGGCACCCGACGACCCCGAGTGGGTGGCCTGGCGCACCGGGCGCACGGCGGCGCTGGTCGAGCGGGCCGCCACGACCCTCGACACCGTCCGCCCCGAGGCTCTGCTGAGCGCGGCGGTGATCGCCGGCGGAGAGGGCCCGTCCGCCGCGCCGGGCGGCTTCGCCGGCACCCGACCGGCTCGCCGGATGTTCCAGGACTGGCCTGCGTGGCTCGATGACGATCGACTCGACTTCGTCGTGGCCATGGCCTACACCCGCGAAGCCGTTCCCGAGCAGGCCGAGTGGTTCCGCCAGTGGGTCGGCTTCGCCGGATCGCTCGCCGACCGTCACCCCGGCCGGGTGGCGGTCGGTGTCGGCGCCTACCTCAACTCGGTGGACGACGCCCTGACCCAGGTCGAGCTGGTGCGTGAGGCCACCGGACACGTGGCCGTCTACTCCTACCAGCAGGACAGCGCCGATGGCCCCCATGGTGCCGTGCTGGACCGGTGCTGTCGCTCCTGA
- a CDS encoding YbaB/EbfC family nucleoid-associated protein has product MSEPTDPGGQQAFPDLGGLLAQAQQMQQQLIDAQAEAASAVVEGSAGGGSVTIEVTGGLDFRSVRIDPSVVDPDDPSLLEDLVLAALHDAVARINEMQEGAMGGLDLGGIADAFGGPEMDETMGGLGGLLGPGSSTEQDD; this is encoded by the coding sequence ATGAGCGAACCAACAGATCCTGGCGGCCAGCAGGCGTTCCCCGATCTCGGCGGTCTGTTGGCCCAGGCCCAACAGATGCAACAGCAGCTCATCGATGCCCAGGCCGAGGCGGCCTCGGCGGTGGTCGAAGGCAGCGCGGGAGGCGGCTCGGTCACCATCGAGGTCACGGGTGGTCTCGACTTCCGGTCGGTGCGGATCGACCCCAGCGTTGTCGATCCTGACGACCCCAGCCTGCTCGAGGACTTGGTCCTCGCGGCGCTCCACGACGCGGTCGCCCGCATCAACGAGATGCAGGAGGGTGCCATGGGTGGGCTCGATCTCGGTGGTATCGCCGATGCCTTCGGGGGCCCCGAGATGGACGAGACGATGGGTGGTCTGGGTGGGCTGCTCGGTCCCGGGTCCTCTACCGAGCAAGACGACTGA
- the recR gene encoding recombination mediator RecR, protein MGVYAAAVQDLIDELGRLPGIGPKSAQRVAFHLLKVPEQDAVRLATAIVEARKRVSFCVRCFNIAEGELCGICADERRDPHLICVVEESRDLVAVERTQEFRGRYHVLQGAISPIEGIGPDQLRVKELLTRLEPEGITEVILCTNPNIEGEATAMYLARLLTPLGITVTRIASGLPVGGDLEYADELTLGRALEGRRSFQG, encoded by the coding sequence GTGGGGGTCTACGCCGCCGCGGTCCAGGATCTCATCGACGAGTTGGGCCGGCTTCCCGGGATCGGTCCGAAGTCGGCGCAGCGGGTCGCGTTCCACCTGTTGAAGGTTCCCGAGCAGGACGCGGTGCGGCTGGCGACCGCCATCGTCGAGGCCCGCAAGCGGGTGTCGTTCTGTGTCCGGTGCTTCAACATCGCCGAGGGCGAGCTGTGTGGGATCTGTGCCGACGAGCGTCGTGACCCGCACCTGATCTGTGTGGTCGAGGAGTCGAGGGACCTGGTGGCGGTGGAACGCACCCAGGAGTTTCGGGGTCGCTACCACGTGTTGCAGGGGGCGATCAGCCCGATCGAGGGCATCGGCCCCGATCAGCTGCGGGTGAAGGAGCTGTTGACCCGCCTCGAGCCCGAGGGCATCACCGAGGTCATCTTGTGCACCAACCCCAACATCGAGGGCGAGGCCACCGCCATGTACCTGGCGCGGCTGCTGACCCCCCTCGGCATCACCGTCACCCGGATCGCCAGCGGCCTGCCGGTCGGCGGCGACCTGGAGTACGCCGACGAGCTGACCCTCGGCCGGGCGCTCGAAGGCCGCCGGTCGTTCCAAGGATAG